GCGGCGAGCGTCTTGCCGCGCGGCCATGTCTCTCCGTACATGTCGTCCGTCTTCTCCAGCGCTCCGTCGCCCCAGCCGCGCGCGAGCGCATCGGCGAGCTCGCGGGAGATCGCACGGTACGCGGAGGCGATCTCCGCCGCCGAGGCGGGGGGAGGAGCGTGCGGGTCGACCGATGAAAGCGGAAGGCCGGTTCTCGCCATCATCTCCGGGACGGTCGTGACGAGATGCCAGGCGATCCGGCCGAGGGTGCGGTGGCCCTCCGCGACCGGTGGTCCCAACGCACGGTCGTCCATCGCGTCCAGGAGTCGCGAGGTGCCTTCGGAGAGGCTCCGGTAGGCATCGAGAAAGTCGTTGATGCGGCGAAACATGTGAACCTCCTTCCCAAGTCGGAAGCCGGGGTTCGGCGCGTCTAGGTTAGGGCATCGGCGCGTGGGGCTCAACCGGTTCCTGCCCGGAGCGGGCATGCCTTGCGAGTGGCGCGACGGACCG
The Candidatus Eisenbacteria bacterium DNA segment above includes these coding regions:
- a CDS encoding DinB family protein produces the protein MFRRINDFLDAYRSLSEGTSRLLDAMDDRALGPPVAEGHRTLGRIAWHLVTTVPEMMARTGLPLSSVDPHAPPPASAAEIASAYRAISRELADALARGWGDGALEKTDDMYGETWPRGKTLAALLSHEMHHRGQMTVLLRQAGARVPGLFGPSKEEWGAYGMQEPPY